In one Apostichopus japonicus isolate 1M-3 chromosome 18, ASM3797524v1, whole genome shotgun sequence genomic region, the following are encoded:
- the LOC139958946 gene encoding uncharacterized protein isoform X1 — translation MGKSYANFMCKKFFHPASYDNIKRVWMAQQRTDAEKSRQESLRSEYEREQETYVNRQLMGDEKVKHGLTFMYEPPKGFKSEEKDKDGEPEYKFEWQRVAPREGYAKNMDVTDQPFGIAVRKVKCIRCHNWGHVNTDRECPLFNNNKDESISGPSTDKSELLEDMRRDGYVLKQNVLDRKVDHGSKNQQIIPSDEEEVPETAFLKSLSTKDKKKLLNFRYLLPDPLTIMGTRFQFFATRLRPTCEKLNEMEKPNDLRKRKKNKIRQHPSSDDNSDDFRGKEPERKKKKSKRQPSSSDDSDSSEDERRQRKENLKRKMKKMQNSKKMQKYSTSADEGSSSEVAENGRVGSGERRRGDRRTNTRRDSEDSVLSKGARPKSGTYRMKYEERGNEHRERKRRERSRGRRHRDSINEYSSDESQREEEDQGYKKGRRVAEKKQRDGSRESHSEENDKYRRNGEEQSYASKRGRRQGYVSPQDERRDRQSKDLNGRKDQRRDGYIKEKKRDRSRERGERHR, via the exons ATGGGCAAATCCTATGCCAATTTTATGTGTAAAAAGTTCTTCCACCCTGCTTCATACGACAACATCAAAAGG GTATGGATGGCTCAACAGAGAACAGATGCAGAAAAATCCAGACAGGAATCACTCAGATCAGAATATGAAAGAGAGCAAGAAACttatgtcaatag ACAACTTATGGGTGATGAAAAGGTCAAACATGGTCTGACCTTTATGTACGAACCTCCAAAAGGATTCAAGTCAGAGGAGAAGGACAAAGATGGAGAGCCGGAGTACAAATTTGAATGGCAGCGAGTGGCACCTAGAGAGGGTTATGCCAAAAATATGGACGTTACTGATCAACCGTTTGGCATTGCTGTTAGGAAGGTGAAATGCATTCGTTGTCACAATTGGGGGCATGTCAACACAGACAGAGAG TGTCCATTGTTCAACAACAACAAGGATGAGTCTATTTCAGGTCCAAGCACAGACAAGTCAGAGCTTTTGGAGGATATGAGACGGGATGGTTATGTCCTGAAGCAAAATGTCCTGGACAGGAAGGTGGACCATGGCTCCAAAAACCAG CAAATTATTCCCAGTGATGAGGAGGAAGTACCAGAGACTGCTTTCCTGAAATCTCTTTCAACCAAGGATAAAAAGAAATTGCTCAA TTTCAGGTACCTGTTACCCGACCCGCTAACAATAATGGGTACCCGGTTCCAATTTTTTGCTACCAGACTCAGGCCTACTTGTGA AAAGTTAAATGAGATGGAAAAGCCAAATGATTTgagaaaaaggaagaagaataaGATACGACAGCATCCATCGTCAGATGATAACAGTGATGATTTTCGTGGCAAGGAgccagaaagaaaaaagaagaagtcaaAGAGACAACCTTCATCTAGTGATGATTCAGACAGCTCCGAAGATGAAAGGagacaaaggaaagaaaatctaaagaggaaaatgaaaaagatgCAGAACAGCAAAAAGATGCAAAAATATTCCACATCTGCTGATGAGGGGTCATCATCTGAAGTAGCAGAAAATGGGAGAGTTGGATCAGGAGAGAGAAGGAGGGGTGATAGAAGAACCAATACAAGAAGAGACAGTGAAGATAGTGTATTGTCAAAGGGAGCCAGACCCAAGAGTGGTACTTACAGGATGAAATATGAAGAAAGGGGGAATGAGcatagagagagaaagagaagagagagaagcaGAGGCAGGAGACACAGAGACagtattaatgaatattcatctgaTGAAAGTCAAAGGGAGGAGGAGGATCAAGGGTACAAGAAAGGTAGGAGGGTTGCTGAAAAGAAGCAAAGAGATGGAAGTAGGGAGAGTCATTCTGAAGAGAATGATAAGTATAGGAGGAATGGAGAGGAGCAGAGTTATGCCTCTAAGAGGGGTAGGAGACAGGGGTATGTTTCACCTCAAGACGAAAGAAGGGATAGGCAGAGCAAGGATTTGAATGGAAGAAAGGACCAAAGGAGAGATGGGTACATTAAGGAGAAAAAGAGAGACAGGAGCAGGGAGAGAGGAGAAAGACACAGATAG
- the LOC139958946 gene encoding uncharacterized protein isoform X2, producing MGKSYANFMCKKFFHPASYDNIKRVWMAQQRTDAEKSRQESLRSEYEREQETYVNRQLMGDEKVKHGLTFMYEPPKGFKSEEKDKDGEPEYKFEWQRVAPREGYAKNMDVTDQPFGIAVRKVKCIRCHNWGHVNTDRECPLFNNNKDESISGPSTDKSELLEDMRRDGYVLKQNVLDRKVDHGSKNQQIIPSDEEEVPETAFLKSLSTKDKKKLLKKLNEMEKPNDLRKRKKNKIRQHPSSDDNSDDFRGKEPERKKKKSKRQPSSSDDSDSSEDERRQRKENLKRKMKKMQNSKKMQKYSTSADEGSSSEVAENGRVGSGERRRGDRRTNTRRDSEDSVLSKGARPKSGTYRMKYEERGNEHRERKRRERSRGRRHRDSINEYSSDESQREEEDQGYKKGRRVAEKKQRDGSRESHSEENDKYRRNGEEQSYASKRGRRQGYVSPQDERRDRQSKDLNGRKDQRRDGYIKEKKRDRSRERGERHR from the exons ATGGGCAAATCCTATGCCAATTTTATGTGTAAAAAGTTCTTCCACCCTGCTTCATACGACAACATCAAAAGG GTATGGATGGCTCAACAGAGAACAGATGCAGAAAAATCCAGACAGGAATCACTCAGATCAGAATATGAAAGAGAGCAAGAAACttatgtcaatag ACAACTTATGGGTGATGAAAAGGTCAAACATGGTCTGACCTTTATGTACGAACCTCCAAAAGGATTCAAGTCAGAGGAGAAGGACAAAGATGGAGAGCCGGAGTACAAATTTGAATGGCAGCGAGTGGCACCTAGAGAGGGTTATGCCAAAAATATGGACGTTACTGATCAACCGTTTGGCATTGCTGTTAGGAAGGTGAAATGCATTCGTTGTCACAATTGGGGGCATGTCAACACAGACAGAGAG TGTCCATTGTTCAACAACAACAAGGATGAGTCTATTTCAGGTCCAAGCACAGACAAGTCAGAGCTTTTGGAGGATATGAGACGGGATGGTTATGTCCTGAAGCAAAATGTCCTGGACAGGAAGGTGGACCATGGCTCCAAAAACCAG CAAATTATTCCCAGTGATGAGGAGGAAGTACCAGAGACTGCTTTCCTGAAATCTCTTTCAACCAAGGATAAAAAGAAATTGCTCAA AAAGTTAAATGAGATGGAAAAGCCAAATGATTTgagaaaaaggaagaagaataaGATACGACAGCATCCATCGTCAGATGATAACAGTGATGATTTTCGTGGCAAGGAgccagaaagaaaaaagaagaagtcaaAGAGACAACCTTCATCTAGTGATGATTCAGACAGCTCCGAAGATGAAAGGagacaaaggaaagaaaatctaaagaggaaaatgaaaaagatgCAGAACAGCAAAAAGATGCAAAAATATTCCACATCTGCTGATGAGGGGTCATCATCTGAAGTAGCAGAAAATGGGAGAGTTGGATCAGGAGAGAGAAGGAGGGGTGATAGAAGAACCAATACAAGAAGAGACAGTGAAGATAGTGTATTGTCAAAGGGAGCCAGACCCAAGAGTGGTACTTACAGGATGAAATATGAAGAAAGGGGGAATGAGcatagagagagaaagagaagagagagaagcaGAGGCAGGAGACACAGAGACagtattaatgaatattcatctgaTGAAAGTCAAAGGGAGGAGGAGGATCAAGGGTACAAGAAAGGTAGGAGGGTTGCTGAAAAGAAGCAAAGAGATGGAAGTAGGGAGAGTCATTCTGAAGAGAATGATAAGTATAGGAGGAATGGAGAGGAGCAGAGTTATGCCTCTAAGAGGGGTAGGAGACAGGGGTATGTTTCACCTCAAGACGAAAGAAGGGATAGGCAGAGCAAGGATTTGAATGGAAGAAAGGACCAAAGGAGAGATGGGTACATTAAGGAGAAAAAGAGAGACAGGAGCAGGGAGAGAGGAGAAAGACACAGATAG
- the LOC139958948 gene encoding secernin-2-like, whose product MSAFGGDSFVALPPSTKHGVILFAKNSCRPVGEVQEVVFFPRRKHSPGSKLQCTYIEIDQVCSTNAVFLSKPAWMWGAEMGSNEHGVCIGLSAVRTKLLGQRDKTERLLGHDLLRLALERASTSKEAVEVISTALDKHGQGGNWQESVDYAVFHSSFLVADRSAAWVLETAGQLWAAKKLDGGVYGITSSFTLDTTFDTVSDKLQDVALSESLWQPGDGEINFQQVFCDGGDKSRLLSGMKLLEEKSGSLDLSIMFELLRSPSLMMPNITGSMVCLLSPSDSKLPCFHFASGTPNPSKSVFKPFIFTATVNFPMHTVSPDFGPEDPVRTNPRFQKQVDRRHSLYKHHENFRKSQGSEGELMKTILGMEKEVLTGVKEVLGGCEIVESDLTGFFNDCVETEIKFYL is encoded by the exons ATGTCAGCATTTGGTGGAGATTCCTTTGTTGCCCTTCCACCATCAACAAAACATGGTGTCATCCTTTTTGCAAAAAATTCTTGCAGACCTGTTGGTGAAGTTCAGGAAGTAGTCTTCTTTCCTAGAAGGAAACACTCACCTGGAAGCAAGTTACAG TGTACATACATAGAAATAGACCAGGTGTGTTCCACAAATGCTGTATTTCTCAGCAAGCCAGCATGGATGTGGGGAGCAGAGATGGGATCTAATGAGCATGGAGTGTGTATTGGTTTATCCGCTGTGAGAACCAAATTGTTAGGCCAGAGAGACAAGACAGAACGTTTATTAGGTCATGACCTTCTAAG ACTTGCTTTAGAAAGAGCATCTACTTCAAAAGAAGCTGTGGAGGTTATTTCTACTGCATTGGACAAACATGGCCAGGGTGGTAATTGGCAGGAGAGTGTTGACTATGCAGTATTTCATTCCAGTTTCTTAGTGGCTGATAGGTCAGCTGCCTGGGTGCTTGAGACTGCTGGTCAACTATGGGCAGCAAAGAAATTGGATG GAGGTGTATATGGAATTACTTCCAGCTTTACTCTTGATACAACATTTGACACAGTTTCAGACAAATTACAAGATGTGGCTCTGTCAGAGTCACTATGGCAACCTGGAGATGGTGAAATCAATTTCCAGCAAGTCTTTTGTGATGGTGGTGATAAATCTCGCCTCTTATCAGGGATGAAGCTACTGGAAGAAAAAAGTG GATCTCTGGACTTGTCAATAATGTTTGAGCTTTTGCGAAGCCCCTCCTTGATGATGCCAAACATCACAGGTAGCATGGTGTGTCTTTTATCTCCCTCCGACTCAAAGCTTCCTTGCTTTCACTTCGCCTCTGGAACGCCCAACCCTTCCAAGTCAGTTTTCAAACCATTTATCTTCACAGCCACTGTCAATTTCCCAATGCACACTGTCTCACCAGATTTTGGCCCAGAAGACCCTGTTAGAACAAACCCTCGATTTCAGAAACAGGTGGATCGACGACACAGTCTGTACAAACACCATGAAAACTTTAGAAAGAGCCAAGGTAGTGAAGGAGAATTGATGAAGACAATCTTAGGAATGGAAAAAGAAGTCCTTACTGGAGTGAAGGAAGTCCTTGGTGGATGTGAGATTGTTGAGAGTGACCTAACCGGTTTCTTTAACGATTGTGTGGaaacagaaattaaattttatttGTGA